Proteins encoded by one window of Acidobacteriota bacterium:
- a CDS encoding sigma-70 family RNA polymerase sigma factor → MAVLEQAILAQPFAKSVVAADAVEALVREHARFVFQVAYAVLRHGHDAEDVVQETFLRVVRHQAELSEVREPKAWLARIAWRIAVDRRRNQPEMAADPEAQLAQLHATGMSAEQMVARDEMKRLVEALVAALPNDLREPLQLSTLEEMPAAQIAAVLGIPEATVRTR, encoded by the coding sequence ATGGCCGTACTGGAGCAGGCGATCTTGGCGCAGCCGTTCGCGAAGAGCGTGGTGGCAGCCGACGCGGTCGAGGCGCTGGTGCGCGAGCACGCGCGCTTCGTCTTCCAGGTGGCGTACGCGGTATTGCGGCACGGGCATGACGCGGAAGACGTGGTGCAAGAGACCTTCCTGCGCGTGGTGCGACACCAGGCGGAGCTGAGCGAGGTGCGCGAACCGAAGGCGTGGCTGGCGCGCATCGCATGGCGCATCGCGGTAGACCGCCGGCGCAATCAGCCGGAGATGGCCGCCGATCCTGAAGCGCAGCTCGCGCAACTGCACGCGACCGGGATGTCTGCCGAACAGATGGTGGCGCGCGACGAGATGAAGCGGCTGGTGGAAGCGCTGGTCGCGGCGCTGCCGAACGATCTGCGCGAACCGTTGCAGCTCTCCACGTTGGAAGAGATGCCTGCCGCGCAGATCGCGGCGGTTTTGGGTATCCCGGAGGCGACGGTGCGGACGCG